In Companilactobacillus allii, one genomic interval encodes:
- a CDS encoding alpha/beta hydrolase — MMKRAKRVNKKTIQKKSLKYLIILSLILIILGIPSYIWTKKNVSTLAGRYNSPMAPIIMIPGSSASADRFDDLVKTINKRYGEHHSLLKLTVQTNGKITYKGSIRANDDSPFIVVGFINNKDGYDNIKKQAKWFNTAFDQLKERYRFNTFNAFGHSNGGLIWTYFLEHYFDDTSINIDSLLTVGSPYNFEEKNSSNRTQMLNDFIKSKAKLPSNLTYYSIAGTQLYTDDGIVPIGSVDAGKYIYEGVIKRYTLITLTGSKAQHSDMIANNQFISIFHQYIIGNKLNNTNDKSNKKSQEDTR, encoded by the coding sequence ATGATGAAAAGAGCTAAACGTGTAAATAAAAAAACAATTCAAAAAAAATCTTTGAAATATCTAATCATCCTTTCACTTATCTTGATTATCTTAGGAATACCTTCATATATTTGGACTAAGAAGAATGTATCGACCTTAGCAGGTAGATATAATTCACCAATGGCACCTATTATTATGATCCCAGGAAGTAGTGCTTCGGCAGACCGCTTCGACGATCTCGTTAAAACAATCAACAAGCGATATGGGGAACATCACAGCCTATTGAAGCTAACTGTTCAAACTAACGGTAAAATCACTTACAAGGGCTCTATTCGTGCTAATGACGACAGTCCCTTTATCGTAGTTGGATTCATTAATAACAAAGATGGATACGATAATATCAAGAAACAAGCCAAATGGTTCAACACTGCCTTTGATCAACTAAAGGAACGCTACAGATTCAACACCTTCAATGCCTTTGGACATTCTAATGGGGGTTTGATCTGGACTTATTTTCTTGAACATTACTTTGACGACACCTCTATCAACATTGATTCTCTACTGACAGTCGGCTCTCCATATAACTTTGAAGAGAAGAATAGTTCCAACCGTACCCAAATGTTGAACGACTTTATTAAGAGTAAGGCCAAATTGCCAAGTAACTTAACATATTACTCAATTGCTGGAACACAGCTCTATACCGATGACGGTATCGTCCCTATTGGTAGTGTGGATGCAGGTAAGTATATTTATGAAGGAGTAATCAAGCGTTACACCCTCATAACTCTTACTGGTAGTAAGGCTCAGCACTCCGATATGATTGCTAATAATCAGTTTATTTCGATTTTTCACCAGTACATTATTGGAAATAAGCTTAATAATACCAATGATAAGTCAAATAAGAAGTCGCAAGAAGATACTAGATAA
- a CDS encoding PTS transporter subunit EIIC, with protein sequence MDNLFKNKFEQKLAQITLKLQKLLFYRIIQRTVMMIFPFVLFGGYIKIIQITLLGKDSFLTNVIPKLNNDFIFNQINDIATALYSLTLGFVAVMATFCAAKYTAKYFNRDDQLAGLTSISSLLIISFTYSRVQPISFHGELLGIRGLLFAILLGMLVGWIFKVTSPTAPNHRAKHLSSNILERTFISLKAIALILLLSVAVSFLVNITYYSDLPNNIMYSLASNYHSNNQFIQLLSTLGFSLYTIIASFFGWSGIYSPIEIEKPDSTASVVENLNYALNHHTAWGAPHLFTSNTLYHPFATFGGTGSILALIIAIFLVSRDPDFQIVARWSMLPSIFDIGSSAMSGIPVFFNIIFIIPFILAPLACMILAAITLQLHLMPPSVYPVPMGTPGLLESFIGTNGSFQALIFSFVSLIVSVYIYIPFVRIAEKLKTIDNLALDQGGDHDEKS encoded by the coding sequence ATGGATAATTTATTTAAAAATAAATTTGAACAAAAACTAGCTCAGATAACTTTGAAATTACAAAAATTATTATTTTATCGAATAATACAAAGAACTGTCATGATGATATTTCCCTTTGTATTATTTGGTGGCTACATTAAAATAATACAAATAACCCTGCTTGGCAAGGATAGTTTTCTCACCAATGTCATCCCCAAATTGAATAATGACTTCATATTTAATCAAATAAATGACATCGCCACGGCATTATATAGTCTGACTCTTGGTTTTGTTGCAGTAATGGCAACTTTTTGCGCGGCAAAATACACTGCCAAATACTTCAATAGAGATGATCAGCTTGCTGGATTGACAAGTATCAGCTCACTATTAATAATCTCTTTTACCTATTCAAGGGTTCAACCTATATCCTTTCACGGTGAACTACTAGGGATACGTGGCTTATTATTTGCCATTCTTTTAGGTATGTTAGTCGGTTGGATCTTTAAGGTAACCAGTCCAACAGCACCAAATCATCGTGCCAAACATTTATCTAGCAATATTTTGGAACGTACCTTTATTTCACTGAAAGCCATTGCTTTGATTTTGTTACTATCAGTTGCTGTCAGTTTTTTAGTCAATATAACTTATTACTCAGATTTGCCGAACAATATCATGTATTCACTGGCAAGTAATTACCATAGTAATAATCAATTCATTCAGCTATTAAGTACCTTGGGATTCTCACTATATACGATCATTGCATCTTTTTTTGGCTGGTCAGGTATCTATTCTCCTATAGAGATCGAAAAACCCGACAGCACGGCTTCAGTAGTTGAAAACTTGAATTATGCGCTTAATCACCATACTGCTTGGGGTGCTCCTCATTTATTCACTAGTAACACGCTTTATCACCCTTTTGCAACTTTTGGTGGAACTGGTTCGATCTTGGCCTTGATCATTGCTATATTTCTAGTATCCAGAGACCCTGATTTTCAAATAGTCGCTCGTTGGTCAATGCTTCCTAGTATCTTCGATATCGGCAGTAGTGCAATGTCTGGGATACCAGTCTTCTTTAACATTATCTTTATCATCCCATTTATTCTGGCACCACTGGCCTGCATGATACTGGCGGCTATTACACTTCAGCTTCACTTGATGCCACCTAGTGTTTATCCCGTCCCGATGGGAACTCCGGGATTATTGGAATCATTCATTGGTACCAATGGTAGTTTTCAGGCATTGATTTTTTCATTTGTTAGCCTGATCGTATCAGTTTACATTTATATTCCATTCGTAAGAATTGCTGAAAAACTAAAGACTATTGATAACTTGGCCTTAGATCAAGGTGGCGACCATGATGAAAAGAGCTAA
- a CDS encoding APC family permease has translation MENEAEKLKRELGFFPALSTVMGLVIGGGVFFKISSVTAATGSASLTIFVWLLSGFITINAGLSIAELAAALPIAGGIYKYIEYIYGKIPAFLLAWAQSVIYYPAGISALSIIFATQVINLCNLSASLQIPIAITLVVFLYLVNLLGARVGGSIQSISLIAKLIPIVLIVVVGLFTHSSNNISLFPITSGSHPDFWSSLGGGLLATMFAFDGWMNVGNLAGEMKKPEKDLSRSIIIGLFLITLIYVTISFVFIKELPFHLIPGNQNAASEAAINIFGNIGGKIVTIGILVSVFGAVNGYTMTGPRVGYVLGADDQIIFSNFFAKLTKHTSIPANAGLVQTIIAIIMVFMGSFDFLTDMLVFVMWIFSLMMFVGVFILRKKEPELKRPYKINFYPIPPIIAIIGGTYIVISTLFRQPVLAVTGIVITLLGLPIYYLHQYNKKKRSL, from the coding sequence ATGGAAAATGAAGCAGAAAAATTAAAGCGAGAACTAGGTTTTTTCCCAGCTTTATCCACTGTGATGGGACTAGTTATCGGTGGTGGTGTATTCTTCAAAATATCAAGTGTAACAGCCGCCACGGGTTCTGCTAGTTTAACGATCTTTGTTTGGCTGTTAAGTGGTTTCATCACTATTAACGCTGGACTATCAATCGCTGAACTCGCAGCCGCACTACCAATTGCCGGTGGTATTTACAAATATATCGAATATATTTATGGCAAAATCCCAGCCTTCTTGCTGGCTTGGGCACAATCAGTTATTTACTACCCTGCTGGAATATCGGCCTTATCAATTATATTTGCCACCCAAGTCATCAACCTATGTAACCTATCGGCAAGTCTACAGATACCGATTGCTATAACGTTAGTAGTCTTCTTATACTTAGTAAATTTACTTGGAGCAAGAGTTGGAGGATCTATTCAATCAATCTCACTGATTGCCAAGCTCATCCCCATTGTCCTAATAGTCGTAGTCGGCCTATTCACACATTCAAGCAATAATATTTCACTCTTCCCGATAACAAGTGGTAGTCATCCAGATTTTTGGTCTTCACTAGGTGGTGGACTTCTTGCAACCATGTTTGCTTTTGATGGCTGGATGAACGTTGGAAATCTTGCCGGTGAGATGAAGAAGCCGGAAAAGGACTTATCACGGTCTATAATTATTGGATTATTCTTGATCACACTTATTTATGTAACGATAAGCTTTGTCTTTATCAAAGAATTACCATTCCATTTGATCCCCGGAAATCAAAACGCTGCTTCTGAAGCTGCGATTAATATTTTTGGTAATATCGGTGGCAAAATCGTCACGATCGGTATCTTGGTCTCTGTCTTTGGTGCAGTTAATGGATATACGATGACTGGACCTCGTGTAGGTTATGTACTAGGTGCTGATGATCAGATCATCTTTAGTAATTTCTTCGCTAAATTAACCAAACACACTAGCATCCCTGCAAACGCTGGATTGGTGCAAACTATCATCGCAATCATCATGGTATTCATGGGGAGTTTTGATTTTTTAACCGATATGTTGGTATTTGTCATGTGGATCTTCTCATTGATGATGTTTGTGGGAGTATTTATTCTTAGGAAGAAAGAGCCAGAATTAAAACGACCTTATAAGATCAACTTCTATCCAATACCGCCAATAATTGCAATCATCGGTGGTACTTATATTGTTATATCAACTTTATTCAGACAGCCTGTTTTGGCGGTAACCGGTATCGTTATAACACTTCTGGGATTACCGATTTATTATCTACATCAATATAACAAAAAAAAGAGGTCGCTATAA
- a CDS encoding Gfo/Idh/MocA family protein gives MRNLGIIGTNWITQQFIEAAEETKSFKLTQVYSRTEEKAQAFVEKLGKSNINLSDSLESFFASDDFDTVYIASPNALHFGQARLAIENGKNVIVEKPSTSNVREFAILDTLAHAKGVYLFEAARQIHEPIFKKAQEFVKDNQDELSGATLSYIKYSSRYDDFLAGNLPNIFNPKFSGGALYDLGVYTVYDAVVLFGAPNSVDYEAEILNSGIDGSGSLTLKYDKFDVNILIGKTKNSYMPSEIYFGKKTLLLDSAGDINRLTEANEEKKLTELPTTKSDNPMDSEAIEFARIMNEKDTTSYEKLFDYARKVNRVLEQARTSAGLVFEADKEE, from the coding sequence ATGAGAAATTTAGGTATAATTGGAACAAACTGGATCACACAACAGTTTATTGAAGCTGCAGAAGAGACTAAGTCGTTCAAATTAACACAAGTCTATTCTCGCACTGAAGAAAAAGCCCAAGCATTCGTTGAAAAACTTGGTAAGTCAAATATCAACTTAAGTGATAGTCTTGAAAGCTTCTTTGCAAGTGATGATTTTGACACAGTATATATTGCATCCCCAAATGCTTTACACTTTGGCCAAGCAAGACTTGCCATTGAGAATGGTAAGAATGTAATCGTTGAAAAGCCAAGTACATCAAATGTACGTGAATTTGCCATCTTAGATACATTGGCACATGCAAAAGGCGTGTATTTGTTTGAAGCTGCTAGACAGATACATGAACCGATCTTTAAGAAGGCTCAAGAGTTTGTAAAGGATAATCAAGATGAGTTAAGTGGAGCCACACTTTCTTATATCAAGTATTCAAGTCGTTATGATGACTTTTTGGCCGGTAATCTACCAAATATCTTCAATCCCAAATTTTCTGGTGGTGCATTGTATGATTTAGGTGTATATACGGTCTATGATGCTGTAGTATTGTTTGGAGCACCAAATTCTGTTGACTATGAAGCAGAGATATTGAATTCTGGTATCGATGGTTCAGGTAGCTTGACTTTGAAATATGATAAGTTTGATGTCAATATCTTAATTGGTAAGACTAAGAACTCATATATGCCTTCAGAAATCTACTTTGGTAAGAAGACATTGTTATTGGATAGTGCTGGCGATATTAATCGTTTAACAGAGGCAAATGAAGAGAAAAAATTAACTGAATTACCAACAACTAAGAGTGATAATCCAATGGATTCAGAGGCAATTGAGTTTGCTAGAATTATGAACGAAAAAGATACTACCTCGTATGAAAAATTATTCGATTATGCTAGAAAAGTGAATCGAGTGCTAGAACAGGCCAGAACCAGTGCTGGACTTGTTTTTGAAGCAGATAAGGAAGAATAA
- a CDS encoding DEAD/DEAH box helicase, with protein MEIPKLYQDYFKENKFEALTKIQESVYMPFKEGKDMIAMAPTGSGKTLAFAMPMIETLVPRDGLQVLILEPSQELAIQVRKVLQPLAQNVGCSVQAVTGGANPQRQLKKLREKPEVLVATLGRLNELVEARKVKLGKIQTVIVDEADEMLNESKLEPVRDTISQMPPDVQMTFFSATGNEIFKDMRKWFGQDFLTIDQRSDSSYTAGIKHFFINAATDNTKNALIREMAHDRKFKGIVFFNNSRSLHKIVSDLHYNKTNFVALDSKMSSQQRKSALQSFASKKVNLLLTTDVAARGMDIDDITTIINYMIPRDNSEYVHRGGRTGRMGKAGNVVTFGNSHDFRNLQGFTDEEVKKVFLNRDGTFSDKQTYRKEKKEAQKQQPKAKPKKRLRDQKNKGKRRVPTKDRQAK; from the coding sequence GTGGAAATACCAAAATTATATCAAGATTATTTCAAAGAAAATAAATTTGAGGCACTAACTAAGATACAAGAATCAGTCTATATGCCATTTAAAGAAGGCAAAGACATGATTGCTATGGCACCGACAGGCTCAGGTAAAACCTTAGCTTTTGCAATGCCGATGATCGAAACTCTCGTACCAAGAGATGGATTACAAGTGTTGATCCTTGAACCATCCCAAGAATTAGCCATTCAAGTTAGAAAAGTATTACAACCATTAGCCCAAAATGTTGGATGTAGTGTACAAGCCGTAACTGGTGGCGCAAATCCGCAACGTCAATTAAAGAAGTTGCGAGAAAAACCTGAAGTATTGGTTGCCACTTTGGGTCGACTGAACGAACTTGTTGAAGCTCGTAAAGTTAAACTAGGCAAAATCCAAACAGTTATTGTCGATGAAGCAGATGAAATGTTAAATGAGTCTAAGCTTGAACCAGTTAGAGATACGATCTCTCAAATGCCTCCTGATGTTCAAATGACATTTTTCTCAGCCACAGGTAATGAGATATTCAAAGACATGCGTAAGTGGTTTGGACAAGACTTTTTGACGATCGACCAAAGAAGTGATAGCTCATATACTGCAGGTATCAAGCACTTCTTCATCAACGCTGCCACTGATAATACTAAGAATGCCTTGATTAGAGAAATGGCACATGATAGAAAATTTAAGGGAATAGTTTTCTTCAATAATTCTCGTTCACTTCACAAGATCGTTAGTGATTTGCATTATAATAAGACGAATTTCGTTGCTTTGGACAGCAAAATGTCTTCACAACAACGTAAATCTGCATTACAATCCTTTGCCAGTAAAAAGGTCAACTTACTGTTGACCACTGATGTTGCTGCCCGTGGTATGGATATTGACGATATTACTACGATCATTAACTACATGATTCCACGTGATAATAGTGAATATGTTCACCGTGGTGGACGTACTGGTAGAATGGGTAAGGCTGGTAATGTTGTTACATTTGGTAATAGTCATGACTTTAGAAACTTGCAAGGATTCACGGATGAAGAAGTCAAAAAAGTGTTCTTGAATCGTGATGGAACATTCTCTGACAAACAGACTTATCGCAAAGAAAAGAAAGAAGCACAAAAGCAACAACCTAAAGCAAAACCTAAAAAGCGTCTCCGTGACCAAAAGAATAAGGGTAAGAGACGTGTACCTACAAAGGATAGACAAGCTAAATAG
- a CDS encoding acyl-CoA thioesterase, with product MESLNVSQTLSISNHRVFSSDLNEHDTVFGGKILSTIDDNSSIPASRVARIETVTASIDQVNFILPFKLQDSMCTESYVSGVGSRSIEVFTKIIGEHLKTGERFLGLTCFSSFVVVERGIQLPKIVPDTSEYKFVCQGYEQRQTERMRKLKKQREFNNNISLEFPWSN from the coding sequence ATGGAATCATTAAATGTTTCGCAAACCTTATCTATCAGTAATCATCGAGTATTTTCTTCTGACTTGAATGAACACGATACTGTCTTTGGCGGTAAGATTCTTTCTACTATAGATGATAATTCGTCAATCCCAGCTTCTCGAGTGGCCAGGATTGAAACAGTCACTGCATCCATTGATCAAGTCAATTTCATTTTGCCATTCAAATTACAAGATTCGATGTGTACAGAATCATACGTCTCAGGTGTCGGTAGTCGTTCAATTGAAGTGTTCACCAAAATAATTGGTGAACATTTGAAAACTGGCGAGAGATTTTTGGGCTTGACGTGTTTTTCATCATTTGTCGTAGTTGAGCGTGGAATACAGTTACCAAAGATAGTCCCTGATACTAGTGAATATAAGTTTGTTTGTCAGGGGTATGAGCAAAGACAAACTGAACGAATGAGAAAATTGAAGAAACAACGAGAATTTAATAATAATATTAGTTTGGAATTTCCTTGGTCAAATTAA
- a CDS encoding DUF3290 family protein: MTFYSYEHLYAQNQEPNFLFIFVLSALSISLIITGALYFRNRKDNKYRDLAVIFGFGIALFIGINYNNYEKQIDVNNQTNQTLTLMNSIAKEKKISKKKLYSNSSSLSEGMLIKNGKNYYRVSFDNTTNSYTLSKASIVDSSQINLVK; this comes from the coding sequence ATGACTTTTTATTCGTATGAGCATCTGTATGCTCAAAACCAAGAACCTAATTTTTTGTTTATTTTTGTATTATCTGCTTTATCCATTTCGTTAATAATTACAGGGGCACTTTATTTTAGAAATCGTAAGGATAATAAGTATCGTGATCTGGCCGTTATTTTTGGCTTTGGTATAGCTTTGTTTATTGGAATCAACTATAACAATTATGAAAAACAGATCGACGTCAATAATCAGACCAATCAAACATTAACGCTGATGAATTCGATTGCTAAAGAGAAGAAAATATCTAAGAAAAAGCTATATTCAAACAGTTCTAGTTTGAGTGAAGGAATGTTGATCAAGAATGGGAAGAATTATTATCGTGTAAGTTTTGATAATACTACTAATAGTTACACTTTGAGTAAGGCTAGTATTGTTGACTCCAGTCAAATCAATTTGGTGAAATAG
- a CDS encoding DUF421 domain-containing protein, whose amino-acid sequence MDLSYGNLALKLTIGFLFMVIQINLFGKSNIAPTSAIDQLQNYVLGGIVGGMIYNSSITTFQFTLVLIIWTLIVFIAKFLSNHNVYFRRMIIGSPKMIVKNGKIDVDLALRNGLSASDLSFKLRTAGVTDISNVKRAVFEQNGQLTIIMNDEENIKYPVVLDGKINTDELEMIGRDPQWVSQKLKEQSLDVSDIYLANYVNGKIIAYTY is encoded by the coding sequence ATGGATCTATCGTATGGTAATTTAGCTTTAAAACTAACCATTGGGTTTCTTTTCATGGTTATTCAAATCAATCTTTTTGGTAAGAGCAATATTGCACCAACTAGTGCAATTGACCAATTACAGAATTATGTACTGGGTGGTATTGTCGGAGGGATGATTTACAATTCTAGTATTACAACTTTTCAATTTACTTTAGTATTGATAATTTGGACGTTGATAGTCTTCATTGCCAAGTTCTTATCCAATCACAATGTCTACTTTAGAAGAATGATTATTGGTTCTCCTAAGATGATCGTCAAAAATGGCAAGATAGATGTTGATCTAGCCTTACGCAATGGCTTATCGGCATCTGATCTGTCATTTAAGTTGCGTACAGCCGGTGTCACTGATATTAGTAATGTTAAACGTGCTGTGTTTGAGCAAAATGGCCAGTTGACTATTATTATGAATGATGAAGAGAATATCAAATATCCCGTTGTATTAGATGGGAAGATCAATACTGATGAACTAGAGATGATTGGTCGTGATCCACAATGGGTCAGCCAAAAGCTTAAAGAGCAGAGTCTAGATGTTTCAGATATTTACTTGGCGAATTATGTTAATGGCAAGATAATCGCCTATACTTATTAA
- a CDS encoding multicopper oxidase family protein encodes MSEKKVYNDYFFDEPIFDLHDAGYIPLETHEEVPDKPLNIPELLKPEKIDGNDVYYTLTAQEGETQILPGKKTKTWGYSTSLLGKTIVYKKGVHYHVHLVNKLPEVTTFHWHGLNVTGPIVDGGPHAPVYPGGSRDIDFTLDQQAQTDWLHPHPCPNTARQVYRGLAAAVVVTDEEESKLPFPRNYGVDDIPLILQDRNYHDNQLDYDADYDMDGTLGTYALVNGTVNGVFDVSTQRVRLRILNGANRREWRLHFDDEHEFTQIASDGGTLPEPVQFTRLMLTCAERAEVIVDFGDKKPGDIVTLMSDNIPIMKFRIGEYKRSDVELPEHLTTIPTPIPTKGTQIVHTVMSGMDDQVRLDGKLFDMQRIDKRQKIGDTVLWDVTNTNDMHQGMIHPFHMHGNQFLVLSRNGKEVYPNEHGWKDVVGVNAGETVRLAVKFTKFGVYMYHCHILEHEDTGMMAQIEAYDPNKEHKYHLISMEEMHHPKKE; translated from the coding sequence TTGAGTGAAAAGAAAGTTTACAATGATTATTTCTTTGATGAACCGATATTTGATTTGCATGATGCAGGGTATATTCCTCTTGAAACACACGAGGAGGTACCAGATAAGCCGTTGAATATTCCAGAATTATTGAAGCCTGAAAAAATTGATGGTAACGATGTCTATTACACATTGACTGCTCAAGAAGGTGAAACACAGATTCTTCCCGGTAAGAAGACTAAGACTTGGGGATACAGTACTAGTCTGTTGGGGAAGACGATCGTCTATAAAAAAGGTGTTCATTATCATGTTCATCTTGTTAATAAACTACCAGAAGTAACGACTTTTCATTGGCATGGATTAAACGTTACAGGGCCTATTGTTGATGGTGGTCCACATGCACCAGTATATCCAGGTGGCAGTCGAGATATTGACTTTACGTTGGATCAACAAGCCCAAACTGACTGGCTACATCCACATCCCTGCCCAAATACAGCCCGCCAAGTCTATCGCGGATTAGCTGCTGCAGTTGTTGTGACTGATGAAGAGGAGTCTAAGTTACCATTCCCAAGAAATTACGGTGTTGATGATATTCCTTTGATTCTTCAAGATAGGAATTATCACGACAATCAACTAGACTATGATGCTGACTATGATATGGATGGGACATTAGGTACATATGCCTTGGTCAACGGTACTGTTAATGGTGTGTTTGATGTGTCAACACAACGAGTTAGATTACGTATATTAAACGGTGCCAATCGTCGTGAATGGCGTTTACACTTTGATGATGAACATGAATTTACACAAATCGCCTCAGATGGTGGAACACTACCAGAGCCGGTACAGTTTACAAGGTTGATGTTAACCTGTGCTGAACGTGCTGAGGTGATCGTGGACTTTGGTGATAAGAAGCCAGGAGACATTGTTACTTTAATGTCAGACAATATTCCAATCATGAAGTTTAGAATCGGTGAATACAAACGTAGTGACGTTGAATTGCCAGAACACTTAACAACAATTCCAACACCGATCCCCACAAAGGGAACACAAATAGTTCATACTGTTATGTCAGGTATGGATGATCAAGTTAGACTTGATGGTAAGTTGTTTGATATGCAAAGAATTGATAAGAGGCAAAAGATTGGTGATACGGTCCTTTGGGATGTTACCAATACAAATGACATGCACCAAGGAATGATTCATCCTTTCCACATGCATGGTAACCAATTCCTTGTTTTAAGTAGGAATGGCAAAGAAGTCTATCCTAATGAACATGGCTGGAAAGATGTAGTCGGTGTGAATGCCGGTGAAACAGTTCGTTTGGCCGTTAAATTCACCAAGTTTGGTGTTTATATGTATCATTGTCATATTCTTGAACATGAAGATACCGGAATGATGGCTCAAATTGAAGCATATGATCCAAACAAAGAACACAAGTATCATTTGATTTCTATGGAAGAAATGCATCATCCCAAAAAGGAATAG
- a CDS encoding AbrB family transcriptional regulator has translation MINPEELNKDVKMFKNGNSFAFRVSKKDRDFLGADESTEFEKVVSPDGKAITFRKVENVRPEIMDIADKLMDKHADLMQRLERL, from the coding sequence ATGATTAATCCAGAAGAACTAAACAAAGATGTAAAAATGTTTAAAAACGGGAACTCCTTTGCATTTCGCGTCTCTAAAAAGGATCGTGATTTTTTGGGGGCAGACGAAAGTACTGAATTTGAGAAGGTCGTATCTCCAGACGGAAAAGCAATTACCTTTAGAAAAGTAGAGAATGTTCGTCCAGAAATTATGGATATAGCGGATAAATTAATGGATAAACACGCTGATCTCATGCAAAGATTAGAACGACTATGA
- a CDS encoding type II toxin-antitoxin system death-on-curing family toxin, producing the protein MIFLKKEELIAINKRALTRSHSNLIGVQYPQGLDIVIEQPQQGVFGRELYPNIWIKAAFIIQKITKKHPFMDGNKRTAILAGLIFLDINGYELEFTADEGEKIILGVTNSADSEETMVSLAEWLKIKAVKKA; encoded by the coding sequence ATGATTTTTCTGAAAAAGGAAGAACTAATAGCCATAAATAAGAGAGCTTTGACGCGTTCTCACAGTAATTTGATTGGTGTACAGTATCCACAAGGTTTAGATATAGTAATTGAGCAGCCACAACAGGGCGTTTTTGGCCGTGAGTTGTATCCCAACATTTGGATTAAGGCTGCTTTTATTATTCAAAAAATCACTAAAAAGCATCCATTTATGGATGGAAATAAAAGGACTGCAATATTAGCTGGTTTAATTTTTTTAGATATAAATGGTTATGAATTGGAATTCACAGCTGATGAAGGTGAAAAAATAATATTGGGTGTAACTAACAGTGCTGACTCTGAAGAAACGATGGTATCTCTTGCTGAATGGTTAAAAATAAAAGCAGTCAAGAAAGCCTAA